CCTCCCTCTTTATGAGGTCATTATTGACCATCAGCATTTCTAGCTTCGATAGTGCCTCTCTTTGTATCAGTGCGTGTCTCTTGTCCACGCAACTTCCTCTCCATTCCTTGCATGCTTTTATTCTGTACCACTGTTCCATGGCTCTCTTCTCTGCCTCAATCCAGAGGGGCTTTAAGCCTAACAGCACCTCCATAGCATGTGTCGGGGTGGTTCTCATAGCCCCCGTCATCATGAGGCAGGCTAGTCTTTGTACTTTTGTCAGATTCTTCCGATATTCTCCAATATGGGTCCTGTGCCACCAGATCACCGCCCCATATAGCACCCTGGGTGTGATAATGGCTTTGTAAATCCAGTGGATCATACTCGGCTTCAGTCCCCAGTTCTTCCCTACTGCCCTTTTACATTGGTACAGCGTTCTTATGGCCTTAGCCGTCTGCTCTCTGATATGAGTCTTGTATCTGAGTGAACTGTCAAGAGTAATGCCCAGATATTTGAACTCGTCTACCATTTCTAGTTCTACGCCCTCTATTTTTATGGGTTCCAGCTCTTTTTTCCTCTTATTAGTGAATAACACCAGCTTAGTTTTCGACGGATTGAGATCCAGTCCTCTCCCTCTGCACCATCCCAGTACCTGTCTGAGACCTCTTACCATTATGTTCCTCATGACACTGAGGACCATACCTCTCACCAGTAGTACTCCGTCATCAGAGTAGGCCTGCATGTACAAGCCTCCCCTGTTGAGTTCTCTTACCATAGAGTCCAGAAGTAGACACCACATCAAGGGTGACAAGCAGCCTCCCTGCGGGAACCCCCTCCTGGGACTAATCGTCTTTGTTATTCCTCCCAACTCCGCCGTTATAGACCTGCACCTAAGCATACTGCCTATCCACTGCGCTAATGTCGGTCGGATTCCTTCTCTCTCCAGACTCTCTTCAACGGCTTGGAAGGTAGCCCTGTCAAAGGCCCCCTCCACGTCGAAGAAGCAGCCTAGAGCGTACTGTTTCGATTCTAGTGCCCTTTCTACCCTCACAGCTAGGTTGTGAAGTGCCGTCTCcgttgatacccgagcaagcgaaagattccaatattgaaccgcgagcatagCGAGAGATTcataaagtggaatcttgagcgttgcgagggtttcaaggcacgaaggttaaacaaactttgccaccgagtgacacacaaattttttcaccacaccaatacgaacaaaatactgactctaaaatatcaaactaaattaaatcaatcaatctattcaatatttatgatttaaaatcatcatttataggtaatttctaccagccagcttaagacatcaagttaaaatttctatgaaattactttgcactcttgtggataaaatgcaattttgctatctgttttcgaatatcaaagtaagcctttaccttTAGTGTGGTGAAAACCATTTTAAATCCCAGTTGAAAATAAAAACTCTCTTATATCTTGTATAATAATCCTGTCCTGACTTATTGCTGCCATAAAGATATAAATATGAATAAGGTTGCTATGGTCGCTGAGGGAATTTTTTAACGAGTTGCTATTACATAAATTCCAGCTCATTTAAGTCTCGATTTGACacaaccaaagacatatataacttcgtatagacagataaagtctaagaaaaaacgtatttACCTCTGAACCATCAAGAAATGTAAGCAACACAACCAAATGGTTGCCTCTCCGGAAGATGGcgtcaatattaatatttatttattttaacacatatctatAGATAAGAATATGGGGCAAACTGTCAAaagtgaggttcaaaagttgtaatcctgtgtcgagagatgcagtctatgcactgtgatacacattttactttgtcagtaattctctatatactcgatcctctttgacacAACGAAacagtttatttattatgatgA
This genomic window from Leguminivora glycinivorella isolate SPB_JAAS2020 chromosome 1, LegGlyc_1.1, whole genome shotgun sequence contains:
- the LOC125233562 gene encoding uncharacterized protein LOC125233562, with amino-acid sequence MLAVQYWNLSLARVSTETALHNLAVRVERALESKQYALGCFFDVEGAFDRATFQAVEESLEREGIRPTLAQWIGSMLRCRSITAELGGITKTISPRRGFPQGGCLSPLMWCLLLDSMVRELNRGGLYMQAYSDDGVLLVRGMVLSVMRNIMVRGLRQVLGWCRGRGLDLNPSKTKLVLFTNKRKKELEPIKIEGVELEMVDEFKYLGITLDSSLRYKTHIREQTAKAIRTLYQCKRAVGKNWGLKPSMIHWIYKAIITPRVLYGAVIWWHRTHIGEYRKNLTKVQRLACLMMTGAMRTTPTHAMEVLLGLKPLWIEAEKRAMEQWYRIKACKEWRGSCVDKRHALIQREALSKLEMLMVNNDLIKREEIFDKKYRVHIGERDNWKVEVVHPTTICFTDGSRRSSTKLAGAGIVIPKLGEKVSIPLGRYTSVFQAEMCAIARCARILKESDKQDGAVVIYTDSQAALKALKRISVTSSLVRECRAELNSIGKHRSVTVAWVPGHQGVTGNEKADELARAGAETEFLGPEPALPMSADVTKGVIERIKEMEAQRAWERETSCRQTKMMIEGRDQRRTRYLLKL